Proteins encoded by one window of Novosphingobium aureum:
- a CDS encoding DUF979 domain-containing protein → MITLEWLYILTGIAFAAWSVLSLRDRSNGKRWGNAAFWGLLAGSFFFGSYLSDLANGVLVLALVAIAGTGQIGRSDPPTTSPAMRVALAGKLGNRLFVPALVIPVTAVAGTLLYTWTPLGESGLIEPRRETLVLLGVGVLFALVLAMVWLRPPLLAPLEEGRRLMDSISWAAILPQMLAALGGVFALAGVGEIVGDLASRVIPEGSLFLSVLVYCLGMVAFTVIMGNAFAAFPVMASAIGIPVLIVQFGGNVPVIGAIGMLAGFCGTLITPMAANFNIVPAVLLDLRDQYGVIRAQAGTALALLVCNVALIYLLAFR, encoded by the coding sequence ATGATCACGCTCGAATGGCTCTACATCCTGACGGGTATCGCCTTTGCGGCCTGGTCCGTGCTCAGCCTGCGCGATCGCAGCAACGGCAAGCGCTGGGGCAACGCCGCCTTCTGGGGCCTGCTCGCAGGGAGCTTCTTCTTCGGCTCCTACCTGTCCGACCTCGCCAACGGCGTGCTGGTCCTGGCGCTGGTGGCGATTGCCGGAACCGGGCAAATCGGCCGCAGCGATCCGCCGACCACGTCGCCTGCGATGCGTGTCGCACTGGCCGGGAAGCTGGGCAACCGCCTCTTCGTGCCCGCGCTGGTGATCCCGGTGACGGCGGTCGCGGGCACGCTGCTCTATACCTGGACGCCGCTGGGCGAGAGCGGACTGATCGAACCGCGCCGCGAGACGCTGGTGCTGCTGGGGGTCGGGGTGCTCTTCGCTCTCGTGCTCGCGATGGTCTGGTTGCGCCCGCCGCTGCTCGCCCCGCTCGAAGAAGGACGCAGGCTGATGGATTCGATCAGCTGGGCGGCGATCCTGCCGCAGATGCTTGCCGCGCTCGGCGGGGTATTCGCGCTGGCGGGCGTAGGCGAGATCGTCGGCGACCTTGCCAGCCGGGTCATCCCGGAGGGCAGCCTGTTCCTCTCGGTACTGGTCTACTGCCTCGGTATGGTCGCCTTCACCGTGATCATGGGCAATGCCTTCGCCGCCTTCCCGGTGATGGCCTCGGCCATCGGCATCCCGGTGCTGATCGTACAGTTCGGCGGTAATGTCCCCGTGATCGGCGCGATCGGTATGCTCGCGGGCTTTTGCGGGACGCTGATCACGCCCATGGCCGCCAACTTCAACATCGTGCCCGCCGTGCTGCTCGACCTGCGTGACCAGTACGGCGTGATTCGCGCCCAGGCGGGCACCGCTCTCGCCCTGCTCGTTTGCAACGTCGCGCTGATCTACCTCCTCGCGTTTCGATGA
- a CDS encoding DUF2891 domain-containing protein, whose amino-acid sequence MPKTLDQDIAAGFAGIALGHVAREYPHKLDHVMEGDADVLPPRVLHPAFFGSFDWHSCVHGWWTLLTLRRHYPAMDEASAITALAEETFTSEKLGAELAYLDRPLARGFERPYGWGWLLYLHLEATRHADRNWAARLEPLARRFAAMLGAYLERLTYPITVGTHFNTAFALILAHEWALRFDPALATGIAEWTRATFAARRDYRGWEPGGDEFLSPALTAALLMARIETPESFARWFDAFLPVDGLLGEGFAPAHVSDRSDGKIAHLDGLNLSRGWCLRGIAKAIGKGPRIDRLRSLANLHLDAALPHVAGDYMGEHWLASFALLAMLEECA is encoded by the coding sequence ATGCCCAAGACCCTCGACCAGGATATCGCCGCAGGCTTTGCCGGCATCGCGCTGGGCCACGTGGCGCGCGAGTATCCGCACAAGCTCGATCACGTGATGGAGGGCGATGCAGACGTTCTGCCCCCACGCGTGCTGCACCCCGCCTTCTTCGGCAGCTTCGACTGGCATAGCTGCGTGCATGGCTGGTGGACCCTGCTGACCTTGCGCCGCCACTACCCGGCCATGGACGAGGCCAGCGCCATCACCGCGCTGGCCGAAGAGACCTTCACGTCCGAGAAGCTGGGCGCGGAACTTGCCTATCTCGACCGCCCTTTGGCCAGGGGCTTCGAGCGGCCCTATGGCTGGGGTTGGCTGCTCTACCTGCATCTCGAGGCGACGCGGCACGCAGACCGGAACTGGGCCGCGCGGCTCGAACCGCTTGCGCGGCGCTTCGCCGCGATGCTGGGCGCCTACCTCGAGCGCCTGACCTACCCGATCACCGTGGGCACCCATTTCAACACGGCATTTGCCCTTATCCTCGCGCACGAGTGGGCGCTGCGCTTCGATCCCGCGCTCGCCACCGGCATTGCCGAGTGGACGCGTGCCACCTTTGCAGCCAGGCGCGACTATCGGGGCTGGGAGCCGGGTGGCGACGAATTCCTCTCTCCCGCACTCACCGCGGCGCTGCTGATGGCGCGCATCGAGACGCCCGAAAGCTTTGCGCGCTGGTTCGACGCTTTCCTGCCGGTGGACGGACTTCTCGGCGAGGGATTCGCCCCCGCCCATGTCTCGGATCGCAGCGATGGCAAGATCGCGCATCTCGACGGGCTCAACCTCAGCCGGGGCTGGTGCCTGCGTGGAATCGCCAAGGCAATCGGCAAGGGTCCACGCATCGACAGGCTCAGGTCGCTGGCCAACCTCCATCTCGACGCTGCACTGCCCCATGTCGCAGGCGACTACATGGGCGAGCACTGGCTGGCGAGTTTTGCGCTGCTGGCGATGCTGGAGGAGTGCGCCTGA
- a CDS encoding DUF969 domain-containing protein: MNYWPLAGIALVVVGFALRFNPLLVVALSALVTGVLGGLDPLAVIEALGKAFNDNRYISVTWIVLPVIGLLERHGLQERARTLIAKVESATMGRLLVLYLVFRQITAALGMKDIGGHPQTVRPLVAPMAEAAAERSHADLTTRERERVRAMAAATDNVGLFFGEDIFFAIASILLIQGVFETHGYALTPLQLSVWAIPTAICAFAIHGSRLLAFDRKLGSVRR, translated from the coding sequence GTCGGATTCGCGCTGCGCTTCAATCCGCTGCTGGTCGTGGCGCTCAGCGCGCTCGTCACAGGTGTGCTCGGCGGACTGGATCCGCTCGCGGTGATCGAGGCGCTGGGCAAGGCATTCAACGACAACCGCTACATCTCGGTGACCTGGATCGTGCTCCCCGTCATCGGACTGCTCGAACGCCACGGCCTGCAGGAGCGTGCCCGCACGCTGATCGCAAAGGTCGAGAGCGCGACTATGGGCCGGCTGCTCGTACTCTACCTCGTGTTTCGCCAGATCACCGCAGCACTCGGCATGAAGGACATCGGCGGCCATCCGCAGACGGTCCGTCCGCTCGTCGCCCCAATGGCCGAGGCCGCTGCCGAGCGCAGCCATGCCGACCTGACCACGCGCGAACGCGAGCGAGTGCGCGCGATGGCTGCGGCCACCGACAATGTCGGGCTGTTCTTCGGCGAGGACATCTTCTTCGCGATTGCCTCGATCCTGCTGATCCAGGGCGTGTTCGAGACCCATGGCTATGCACTGACCCCGCTCCAGCTCTCGGTCTGGGCGATCCCGACCGCGATCTGTGCCTTCGCCATCCATGGCAGCCGGCTGCTCGCCTTCGATCGCAAGCTCGGGAGCGTGCGCCGATGA